A stretch of the Rosa rugosa chromosome 5, drRosRugo1.1, whole genome shotgun sequence genome encodes the following:
- the LOC133709764 gene encoding delta(3,5)-Delta(2,4)-dienoyl-CoA isomerase, peroxisomal — translation MEKYQTLEIDQKNPNSPVFYLYLNCPKHRNALSRDFFTEFPKALSSLDQNPNVNVIVLTGAGDHFCAGIDLNNLSSIAGSSVSGDRGRDGERLRRAIKLMQDAITAIERCRKPVIAAIQGACIGGGIDIVTACDIRYCSKDAFFSVKEVDLAITADLGTLQRLPSIVGYGHALELALTGRRFSGQEAKELGLVSGVFGSKQELEGSVRLVAEGMAAKSPLAVTGTKAVLQRSREMSVEQGLDYVATWNSAMLLSDDLTEAVSAHMQKRKPVFAKL, via the exons ATGGAGAAGTaccaaaccctagaaattgatcAGAAAAACCCAAACTCCCCAGTCTTCTACCTCTACCTGAATTGCCCAAAGCACCGCAACGCCCTATCACGTGACTTCTTCACCGAATTCCCCAAAGCCCTCTCCTCTCTCGACCAAAACCCCAACGTCAACGTCATCGTCCTCACCGGCGCCGGAGACCACTTCTGCGCCGGAATCGACCTCAACAACCTATCCTCGATCGCCGGGAGTTCCGTCTCCGGAGACCGGGGCCGCGACGGAGAGAGGCTCCGGCGAGCGATCAAGCTCATGCAGGACGCCATCACCGCGATCGAGCGGTGCCGGAAGCCGGTGATAGCCGCCATCCAAGGCGCGTGCATCGGCGGCGGGATCGATATCGTCACCGCCTGTGACATACGGTACTGCAGCAAGGACGCGTTCTTCTCGGTCAAAGAGGTCGACCTGGCGATCACGGCCGACCTCGGAACGCTTCAGCGGCTGCCCAGCATAGTCGGGTACGGCCACGCGCTTGAGTTGGCGTTAACGGGTCGGCGGTTCTCGGGTCAGGAGGCCAAGGAGCTGGGCCTGGTCTCTGGAGTGTTCGGGTCGAAGCAGGAGCTAGAGGGCAGCGTACGACTCGTCGCCGAGG GAATGGCTGCAAAGTCGCCGCTGGCGGTGACGGGGACGAAAGCGGTGCTGCAGAGGAGCAGGGAGATGAGTGTGGAGCAGGGATTGGATTACGTCGCCACGTGGAATTCGGCAATGCTGTTATCCGACGATTTGACGGAGGCGGTTTCGGCTCACATGCAGAAAAGGAAGCCGGTGTTTGCTAAGCTCTGA